DNA from Raphanus sativus cultivar WK10039 unplaced genomic scaffold, ASM80110v3 Scaffold3152, whole genome shotgun sequence:
CGAGTGGttagttatgccctttggattaaccaatgctcctagtactttcatgagattAATGAACCATATTCTTAGGTCCTTTATAGGATTGTTTGTtgtggtttactttgatgatatcctagtttacAGCCAGAGTCTAGAAGAGCATATAGGTCATCTTAAGGCTGtccttgatgttttgagaaaagaaaagctttttgctaaccttaagaaatgcactttctgtacggataacttggtcttcctaggttttattgtgagtgcagatggagtgaAAGTGGATCCAGAGAAGGTGAAAGCTATACGAGAATGGCCCATCCCTAAGACAGTGAGTGAAGTAAGGAGCTTCCATGGacttgctggcttctataggCGATTTGTGAGGGATTTCAGTACTATAGCAGCTCCCTTGACTGAGGTTGTCAAGAAAGACATAGGATTCAAATGGGGAGACACACAAGAAGCTGCATTCCAATgccttaaagagaagcttactaatgcccctcttcttatacttcctgattttaataaaacttttgagattgaatgtgatgcctcaggaattggtattggtgtTGTTCTTATGCAGGAGAAAAGACCTATTGCATACTttagtgagaagcttggaggagccactctcaactatgcaacttatgataaggaactctatgctttggtgagggccTTGCAGACTTGGCACTATTATCTATGGCCCAAGGAGTTCGtaatccacactgatcatgagtctctcaagtaccTTAAAGGCCAGAACAAGCTCAGTAAGAggcacgccagatgggtagaattcattgaaaccttcccttatgtgatcaaatacaaacaaggtaaggagaatatagttgctgatgcactatcaagAAGATATGCTCTCTTAAACACTCTTGATGTTAAACTATTAGGTTTTGAGCATATTAAAGGTATGTATGAGACTGATTCCGATTTTAAAGATGCTTATAACTCTTATGAAAAGGTTGCTACTGGGCATTACTTTAGGCATGATGGATTTCTTTTCTATAACCGtttgtgtgtgcctaactgttctttgagagagttaTTTGTCAGGGAATCTCATGGAGGAAGCCTTATGGGTCACTTTGGTGTTACAAAGACTCTTAAAAccttgcaggatcacttcttttggcctcgGATGAAAAGAGATGTGGAAAGAATTTGTGAGAGGTGTGCAACTTGTAAACAAGCTAAGTCTAAGGTTCAGTCAcatggtttgtatactcctctcccTATTCCTTATCACCCTTGGAATGACAtatctatggattttattgtgGGATTGCCTAGAACTAGAACTGGaaaggattctatctttgttgttgttgatagattctcaaaaatggctcatttcatagcatgtcacaaaactgatgatgcattgcatgttgctaacctgttctttaaagagattgtgcgcattcatggcatgcctaggactattgtttctgatagagatgctaagtttcttagttatttttggaaaactctaTGGTCTAAACTAGGTACTAAACtgttgttctctactacttgtcatccgcaaactgatggacaaactgaagtagttaatagaactctaggtactctcttgcgtgcattcattaaaaagaatctgaagTCTTGGGAAGATCATTTGCcacattgtgaatttgcatataatcatgctgtgcattctgcttctaagttttccccttttgaaattgtttatgggtttaatcccacctctcctttggatctaatacctttacctgagtgtgaaaggatCAGTTTTTATGGCAAAAGGAAGGCAGAGATGGTGAAACAACTCCACGAGCAAGCTAGGCTTAatattgaagagaaaaccaagcAGTATGTTAAGCATGCCAACAAAGGAAggcgtgagatgatctttgaagtagGTGATTAGGTttgggttcacctaaggaaGGAAAGATTTCCAAAGgagaggaagtccaagctaaTGCCGAGGATTGATGGACCGTTTGAGATCATAAAGAATatcagcaacaatgcctacaagcttgATCTCAAAGGGAAGTATGATGTAAGCAATAGGTTTAATGTTTCTGACTTaatcccttttattgcagatgagttcgatttgaggacaaatccttttcaagagggaggggatgatatgatcatggaccagcatGCTGATCAAGATGAAGAGTTCCAACTAGCTAAAGAAGATGGGAAGCCTAAAGATGGTGCAACCAAAGAAGATGATGCCTTAGTCATTTCCAATGGCCCCATAACTCGATCCAAAGCTAAGAtactcaaggaagctattggaggatTAATCAAGAAGTGTTTGATCCatgaagaaagtcttgaaggaagcttgatacttcaagataCACTTGTtaccatccaagctatctcaccatcaagctgagtgttgtctaggctagcaagctatgtgtgctctttttccctatctttgtttttgtcccaatgggttttgcaaagataggtttttaacgaggccatagtCTTGCTGCTCAAAACTCCTAGATGATGCTCTCGGACCAACCACATGAAGAaccttatgttatgttttatttctctaagtatttatgtcttttatttcaaaaactctATCTATGTTGTGTCTTTAATTCTACATTGACTAAAGGAGCGTGTTCCTTTTAGTTTGAGTTGATTGGAACCTGTTCCAAgtctctcactatatatatatgtgtgtgccgCAACCCTAGTAATCTATCAAGTCTTCTTTAATCAAAACCTTTGTGTTTTCTTCTCCCTTTGCTTTTGCGAGTTAAGAGAGTgtctggtgtgtagtatccagtctgttggtgtgtaatatcaaCACCCAAGGGCTTTAgaaaggtgtgtcatatccgatctaagcctaggagtatcaaggagcctttccgcagcctcttgtgtcaccattcgatccaccacCTTGATAAACTTGAGTCCTTGACTCGTTtatgcaaggatctatccatatccatccagagaagcatcctaggggTTCATTACTTactcatgtatatttttaatgttatgCCTCAATCCCATTTAAATATTTCTCACCAACTCACTTGAATATGCGGTTATCATTcacaaactataaatta
Protein-coding regions in this window:
- the LOC108833840 gene encoding LOW QUALITY PROTEIN: uncharacterized protein LOC108833840 (The sequence of the model RefSeq protein was modified relative to this genomic sequence to represent the inferred CDS: substituted 1 base at 1 genomic stop codon), with translation MGSEDDEATLMRRNKLLQEAITKDILAAMEKLLEDKLDQRLSDRQDQNAEQRREPRSNRHGRREHAGSEETDNFYERSSHSSGSRHSSRRSRHDHEGRRHRRNELSGLKLKIPPFHGKADPDAYLEWEKKIELVFNCQHYSEIKKVQVAATEFNDYALSWWDQLVTNKRRNGEFPIETWAEMKSLMRRRFVSSHYHRDLHQKLRLLTQGSKSVEEYYQEMELLMLRAKVSEDSEATMARFLGGLNREIQDRVEMQHYLEIGEMLHKAILVEQQVKRRSHARGSYSSSRYQTSKEDKPSYQKEVKPQPKEESKPSSIYSKDKGKAEATSSRARDLKCFKCQGRGHYANECTNKRVMVLLENGEYESEDERPETEQESSEAEYEEKPVHGRLLVARRTLSLQSKTEEQEQRENLFYTRCMVQGKVCSLIIDGGSCVNVASEIMVKKLGLQTHKHPKPYRLQWLNEEGEMRVSTQVSVPLSIGRYEDDILCDVIPMEASHILLGRPWQFDRRDYQDVFPEDSPTGLPPIRGIEHQIDFVPGSTLPNRPAYITNPVETKELQRQVEELMKKGHIRESMSPCAVPVLLVPKKDGNWRFIVSADGVKVDPEKVKAIREWPIPKTVSEVRSFHGLAGFYRRFVRDFSTIAAPLTEVVKKDIGFKWGDTQEAAFQCLKEKLTNAPLLILPDFNKTFEIECDASGIGIGVVLMQEKRPIAYFSEKLGGATLNYATYDKELYALVRALQTWHYYLWPKEFVIHTDHESLKYLKGQNKLSKRHARWVEFIETFPYVIKYKQGKENIVADALSRRHDGFLFYNRLCVPNCSLRELFVRESHGGSLMGHFGVTKTLKTLQDHFFWPRMKRDVERICERCATCKQAKSKVQSHGLYTPLPIPYHPWNDISMDFIVGLPRTRTGKDSIFVVVDRFSKMAHFIACHKTDDALHVANLFFKEIVRIHGMPRTIVSDRDAKFLSYFWKTLWSKLGTKLLFSTTCHPQTDGQTEVVNRTLGTLLRAFIKKNLKSWEDHLPHCEFAYNHAVHSASKFSPFEIVYGFNPTSPLDLIPLPELGDXVWVHLRKERFPKERKSKLMPRIDGPFEIIKNISNNAYKLDLKGKYDVSNRFNVSDLIPFIADEFDLRTNPFQEGGDDMIMDQHADQDEEFQLAKEDGKPKDGATKEDDALVISNGPITRSKAKILKEAIGGLIKKCLIHEESLEGSLILQDTLVTIQAISPSS